The Longibacter salinarum genome includes the window CGCTCCCTTCGGCAGACCCGGTCCGCCCGTGTTCACATCGACCCGCCAGCCGAGGAGGGCCGAGTAGAACGCCATTACGGCGTCGAGATCCGGCGTCTTGAGCTGGGCCCAGAACATGGCGGTGAGGTCAGCGGAAGGGCAGGTTCGCGATCTGCAGTACCCGCGCCGCGGCGATGGGTTCGCCGATTTCAGAAGGGCTAATCGATGAACTCGCCGAGCCTCACCTTGTCTTGGCGAGTCTAGTAGACGATAGCACTCTAGGTCATCCCGATCGCGAGTACATTCAGCTCAGGTCTCAGTCCCACGAGTTCTCGCAAACGTTCGTGGTTGCTTGAGGTGCGCATCCATAAATTTGCGTCATGTCTCGCCGGCCGGTCTGCTTTTTGCTCCTCGGGGAAGTGCTTATCACCCCCTTCTGCCTGCCCGATCCTCCATCATTCATGTCCTTTCTTTCCGACGAACAGAAGAAGCTGGTTGATCGCATCGGTACCGTGGCTTCCGACATTGAGGCTCGCATGATGCTTGGTACCATCGGTCTATACATCGATGATGCTCAGATCGGTGTTGTCGAAGATGATGCCGTCTATCTTCGCGCTGGCGACGACCATCGTGCCTCCTTCGAAGAGCAGGGAGCAACCCCGTATAATGCCGGCGGAGGCGTAGCTCAGGCGTCCTACTTCCGCGTGCCTGACGCCATCCTCGAAGATAATGATGCCCTCACGACGTGGGTTGAACACGCGGGTAGCGTCGCTGCTTGATGCCTCGTGGGTTTGCGACGGACGAATTACTCTCCACGTACTCTCTCCGCTTTACTCTCTCCCGCAGCGCCCCGTCCTCGGCCCCGGCTGAGCGGGGCGTTTGACGTTTCCCTATACAGGAAACTTCCACACGGTCGGGGAAAAGAGAAATGGATCTGGCAATTCTACAAGGCGGTATCTGTTTCTGCAATCCACGCCGCGACCTGGTCCCACAGTCCGGGCACGCGTCCCGGACGGAAGAAGCCGAAATGCCCGATCCGGTCGGCACCGACAGCCGACGGAGCGATGTGGTGGCGATCGATCCTCGCGCTGCTGTACTCGGCCATCATCGCATCCACGGAGTCCTTCGGCGCAAAGGCATCATCCGTGAAACTGTAGGCGAAGATGGGGCGATCGAAGGCTGCGTGCCCCGCGTACTCGCCGACGTACTCCGGCCGGCGAGACCAACGCGCCCACTGTAGCGCCACGTCCTTCGGCAGGTCCTCGCCGAGACCGAGCGCCCGGCCCGGGAAGAAGCCGCAGGCGCGCGATAGCATCGGCATTCCCGCATACCAGAGCGCGGCGTATCCATACCGCTGCGGCGACGGCCAGTGTCCCCAGTAGGCATTCGGTGCCGCCACCACGACCACGGCATCGACCTGAGGTGCGTTGGGAATCATCCCGACGGCGCACCCACCGTAGCTGTGTCCCAGCACAACGCGGCGTGCCTCCGGATACCGCTCGGCCGCCCATCGCACCACGCCTCCAAGATCTCGCACGGCCCAGTCACGCATAGACGCCTCGAATCCACGAAGGGAATCAGGAAGGCTGCCGCCTGTTCCCCGGTAATCGAACGTGACGACGCCAACACCGCGCTCGGCAAAATCCTCTGCAAGCGCTCGGTACAGCTTGCGCCGAACGCCCGTCGCCGCAGCCACCACCACGACCGTCGCCGGCTCCTCAGGCCCAAAACGCGACGCCGCCAGCGAGAAGCCGTCGATGGCAGGAATGTCCAGGGTTCGCACGGAAGCGTCAGTCATCGAATTCAAGGAAGAGGGGTTGAGGGCGAACACAGAGTGCCGTCTCGAGGCTACGAGGTCGCCTCTGCCGCGGGCTCTTCGTCCGCTAGATGGCGCACGACCATCACCGGCACATTGCTGTTGGTCGCGATGCGTTCCGGCACCGTGCCGAACAAGATGTCTCTGATCGTCGGCTCCGTCTCTCCTAGCACAACCAGGTCGTATTTTTCGGCCTCCTCGATGATTACATCGGCCGGGTCGTCGGATGCAATGAGCCGGTCGGACAACATGGCGTCGTCGATCCCCTGATCCGTAATCCGGGCCCGTGCCGGTTCGATGATCTGCGAAAGCACCTTCTCCTCGCTCTCGCCCTTCTCTATGACGTGAAGCATCGTCACCTTCGTCTCGCGCTCTTTCAGGAGATCGGCCACGAACGCCATGATTTCCTCAATGTTGTGCGTCCCGCGTAGCGGTACCAGCACATTCTGCAGCTGCTTCGCGGGCCGCGCGATGTACACGGCGTCGCAATTCTCCTCGACGGAAATGCGG containing:
- a CDS encoding TfoX/Sxy family protein codes for the protein MSFLSDEQKKLVDRIGTVASDIEARMMLGTIGLYIDDAQIGVVEDDAVYLRAGDDHRASFEEQGATPYNAGGGVAQASYFRVPDAILEDNDALTTWVEHAGSVAA
- a CDS encoding alpha/beta hydrolase family protein, with protein sequence MTDASVRTLDIPAIDGFSLAASRFGPEEPATVVVVAAATGVRRKLYRALAEDFAERGVGVVTFDYRGTGGSLPDSLRGFEASMRDWAVRDLGGVVRWAAERYPEARRVVLGHSYGGCAVGMIPNAPQVDAVVVVAAPNAYWGHWPSPQRYGYAALWYAGMPMLSRACGFFPGRALGLGEDLPKDVALQWARWSRRPEYVGEYAGHAAFDRPIFAYSFTDDAFAPKDSVDAMMAEYSSARIDRHHIAPSAVGADRIGHFGFFRPGRVPGLWDQVAAWIAETDTAL
- a CDS encoding universal stress protein, which produces MHTPSSILIDVELPDPSPLPPALVKLVSSLRVVIVGWYEVPEQTSPEQAREQFEDEAGDALQEIATPFEEAGADVTQRLVFTGNVFDTVSRISVEENCDAVYIARPAKQLQNVLVPLRGTHNIEEIMAFVADLLKERETKVTMLHVIEKGESEEKVLSQIIEPARARITDQGIDDAMLSDRLIASDDPADVIIEEAEKYDLVVLGETEPTIRDILFGTVPERIATNSNVPVMVVRHLADEEPAAEATS